One stretch of Chryseobacterium indologenes DNA includes these proteins:
- the xerD gene encoding site-specific tyrosine recombinase XerD, with protein MTWDEKIKDFEIFLRFERNFSDNTLDAYVRDIKKLKDYAEEDLANIGPDSIDYENLQEYIFNLSKQKFSERSQARWISSIKAFFKFLLEDEYREDNPAALLEGPKLGLYLPDTLSLPDINKIIAAIEVNTDLGKRNQCIIEVLYGCGLRVSELIDLKISNINFKEQYIKVNGKGNKTRFVPLADYTAELLESYIKEVRSKGKINKKYEDTLFLNSRGTSMSRVIVFLIIKELTDKAGVNKKISPHTFRHSFATHLLQNGADLRYIQEMLGHSSITTTEIYTHLKTEELRDVILSYHPRNINITQ; from the coding sequence ATGACTTGGGATGAAAAGATCAAAGATTTTGAAATATTTCTTCGTTTCGAAAGAAATTTTTCAGACAATACGCTCGACGCCTACGTTCGGGACATTAAAAAATTAAAAGATTACGCAGAAGAAGATCTGGCAAATATCGGCCCGGACTCTATTGATTACGAAAATCTGCAGGAATACATTTTCAATCTTTCCAAACAGAAATTCAGTGAAAGATCACAGGCAAGATGGATATCTTCCATTAAAGCCTTCTTCAAATTTCTACTGGAAGATGAATATCGTGAAGATAACCCTGCTGCGTTACTTGAAGGTCCTAAACTGGGGCTATATCTGCCGGATACGTTAAGTCTGCCGGATATCAATAAAATCATTGCTGCCATTGAGGTTAATACAGATCTCGGAAAAAGAAACCAGTGTATCATAGAGGTACTTTACGGTTGTGGGCTCCGCGTATCTGAACTGATTGACCTTAAGATCTCCAATATCAATTTCAAAGAGCAATATATTAAGGTAAACGGAAAGGGAAACAAAACCCGTTTTGTTCCTTTGGCGGATTACACTGCCGAGCTTTTGGAAAGTTATATTAAGGAGGTACGCTCTAAAGGAAAAATCAATAAGAAATATGAAGATACTCTGTTTTTGAACAGTCGTGGAACTTCCATGTCAAGAGTGATTGTATTTCTTATTATTAAAGAACTTACTGATAAAGCAGGGGTTAATAAAAAGATTTCTCCACATACATTCAGGCATTCTTTTGCCACTCACTTACTACAGAATGGAGCAGATCTCCGTTATATTCAGGAAATGCTGGGTCACTCCAGTATTACCACTACAGAGATCTATACTCATCTGAAGACAGAGGAGTTGAGGGATGTTATCTTAAGTTATCACCCGAGAAATATAAATATTACTCAGTGA
- a CDS encoding NUDIX hydrolase, whose translation MKVLKYCPSCGKETLHWDNEKKWSCPACGFTLYNNVAGAVAVVIRCGDELYLTRRNRDPKKGKLDLAGGFVDPKESAEETCKRELFEELQLDIDISNLKYLTSLPNIYQYKEIDYNTIDLFYEYNVSEKFEVNLELSEISEAVWIHLKELDLDEIAFDSQKKFFKGYLKK comes from the coding sequence ATGAAAGTATTGAAATATTGCCCAAGTTGCGGCAAAGAGACCTTACATTGGGATAATGAAAAGAAATGGAGTTGTCCCGCATGTGGTTTCACCCTGTACAATAATGTAGCAGGTGCTGTGGCAGTTGTTATAAGATGTGGTGACGAACTTTACCTTACCCGACGAAACAGGGATCCTAAAAAAGGAAAACTGGATCTTGCAGGAGGTTTCGTTGACCCTAAAGAAAGTGCAGAGGAAACCTGTAAAAGAGAGCTTTTTGAAGAACTTCAGCTTGATATTGATATTTCTAACCTGAAATACCTCACCAGTCTTCCCAACATCTATCAGTATAAAGAAATTGATTACAACACCATTGATCTCTTTTATGAATATAATGTTTCGGAGAAATTTGAGGTTAATCTTGAGCTTTCAGAGATCTCGGAAGCAGTGTGGATTCATTTAAAAGAACTTGACCTTGACGAGATTGCTTTTGATTCTCAGAAGAAGTTTTTTAAAGGTTATCTGAAAAAATAA
- a CDS encoding heme-binding domain-containing protein — MKTAKKIIFWTLVAFALIQFFPIDTVNKPVDSKVNFVQMKNSPEKVRTLLKNACYDCHSNETIYPKYAYIAPISWSVKSHVNDGRQHLNFSVWGTYNKELKENMLDRSVEALKHKTMPLPGYIVYHDEAKLTEAERTLLSQYFEEMLKSKTY; from the coding sequence ATGAAGACGGCAAAGAAAATAATTTTTTGGACACTGGTAGCCTTTGCTCTTATCCAGTTTTTTCCAATTGATACAGTAAATAAACCGGTTGATTCTAAGGTGAATTTTGTTCAGATGAAGAACAGTCCGGAAAAAGTGCGTACGCTTCTTAAAAATGCTTGTTATGACTGCCATTCAAACGAAACGATCTATCCGAAATATGCTTATATAGCCCCTATTTCATGGTCTGTAAAAAGTCATGTCAATGATGGGCGCCAGCATCTTAACTTTTCTGTTTGGGGAACCTATAATAAGGAATTAAAAGAGAATATGCTCGATAGATCAGTTGAGGCTCTTAAACACAAAACAATGCCGCTTCCTGGCTATATTGTGTATCATGACGAGGCTAAACTTACAGAAGCAGAAAGAACCCTGCTTAGTCAGTATTTTGAAGAAATGCTGAAATCTAAAACATATTAA